Proteins from a genomic interval of Sphingobacterium sp. SYP-B4668:
- a CDS encoding NifU family protein, translating to MATINVYTETTPNPATMKFLVNKLLINGSLDYANKEKAQESPFASELFKFNFVNGVFFASNFVTVTKSDGVEWDDIEAILKDFIKGAVESELAVKEVHHDEDVEFEGTEVEVKIQQVLHDYVRPAVEQDGGAIAYKSFENGTVTVELRGSCSGCPSSTITLKSGIEGLLKRMVPEVEEVVAEAM from the coding sequence ATGGCAACCATAAACGTATATACGGAAACAACTCCGAATCCAGCGACAATGAAATTTTTGGTCAACAAATTGTTGATCAATGGAAGTTTAGACTATGCAAATAAGGAAAAGGCGCAAGAGTCTCCTTTTGCTAGTGAATTATTTAAATTCAACTTTGTAAATGGTGTTTTTTTCGCCAGCAATTTTGTAACAGTAACCAAATCCGATGGTGTTGAGTGGGATGATATTGAAGCCATCTTAAAAGACTTTATCAAAGGAGCAGTAGAATCTGAACTTGCGGTAAAAGAAGTGCATCATGACGAAGATGTTGAGTTTGAAGGAACAGAGGTAGAGGTTAAAATCCAGCAGGTATTACACGACTATGTACGTCCGGCTGTTGAACAAGATGGAGGAGCCATCGCGTACAAATCATTTGAAAATGGTACGGTGACTGTGGAATTAAGAGGTTCATGCAGTGGTTGTCCATCTTCAACGATTACGCTTAAATCGGGTATTGAAGGGCTATTGAAACGAATGGTCCCTGAAGTAGAGGAAGTTGTTGCAGAAGCAATGTAA